The proteins below are encoded in one region of Parus major isolate Abel chromosome 7, Parus_major1.1, whole genome shotgun sequence:
- the COL6A1 gene encoding collagen alpha-1(VI) chain, with translation MRLQDFLLTLLLPAGFLWGGSCAQRPEIITQVSSAEDCPVDLFFVLDTSESVALRVKPFGDLVTQVKDFTNRFIDKLTQRYYRCDRNLVWNAGALHYSDEVVLIKSLTPMPSGQNELKNRVSSINYIGKGTYTDCAIKRGIEELLIGGSHHKENKYLIVVTDGHPLEGYKEPCGGLDDAANEAKLLGIKVFSVAISPNHLDQRLNIIATDHAYRRNFTATSLKPTREIDVEETINTIIDMIKLNTEQSCCSFECQPPRGPLGPPGDRGHEGERGKPGLPGQKGEAGDPGRPGDMGPVGYQGMKGDKGSRGEKGSRGAKGAKGEKGRRGIDGIDGMKGEAGYPGLPGCKGSPGFDGAQGPPGPKGDPGAFGPKGAKGEPGNDGKPGRQGIPGNPGEKGAPGNQGEPGPAGETGDEGAVGEDGPPGERGSNGERGPPGSPGDRGPRGELGEPGPPGDQGREGPLGPPGDQGEPGPPGPKGYRGDDGLPGSEGPKGLPGAPGLPGDPGLMGERGEDGPPGNGTIGFTGAPGQPGDRGNPGINGTKGYVGPKGDEGEAGDPGNDNLTPGPSGIKGAKGHRGREGPPGPPGPTGPPGPDECEILDIIMKMCSCCECTCGPVDLLFVLDSSESIGLQNFQIAKDFIIKVIDRLSKDERVKFEAGESRVGVVQYSHDNTQELVAMGDANIDNIGALKQAVKNLQWIAGGTYTGEALQFTKDNLLQRFTSDKRVAIVITDGRSDTLRDPTPLNSLCDVTPVVSLGIGDIFRNPPNPDHLNDIACLSRPTRPGLSIQRDNYAELLDDTFLQNITSYVCQEKKCPDYTCPITFTEPADITLLVDSSTSVGSKNFETTKKFVKRLAERFLEASKPTDDSVRISVVQYSGRNQQKVEAQFQYNYTVIAKAINNMEFMNDATDVNSALQFITELYRRSARTAAKKRVLVFSDGHSQGITARAIERAVQDAQKADIEIYVLAVGSQANEPNIRVLVTGKSTDYDVAYGERHLFRVPDYTSLLRGVFYQTVSRKIAVD, from the exons ACTGCCCTGTGGACCTGTTCTTCGTCCTGGACACCTCAGAGAGTGTTGCCCTGAGGGTGAAGCCTTTTGGGGACCTGGTTACCCAAGTGAAAGATTTCACCAACCGGTTCATTGATAAGCTGACCCAGAG GTACTACCGCTGCGATCGCAACCTGGTGTGGAACGCAGGAGCGCTGCACTACAGTGATGAGGTGGTGCTCATCAAGAGCCTCACGCCAATGCCCAGTGGACAGAACGAGCTGAAGAACCGCGTGTCGTCCATCAACTACATCGGGAAGGGCACCTACACCGACTGTGCCATAAAGCGCGGCATCGAGGAGCTGCTCATTGG TGGGTCCCATCACAAGGAGAATAAATACCTGATCGTGGTGACTGATGGACATCCCTTGGAAGGTTACAAGGAGCCCTGTGGAGGCCTGGATGATGCTGCCAACGAAGCCAAACTCCTTGGGATCAAAGTGTTCTCTGTTGCCATCTCCCCCAACCACTTG gACCAGCGGCTGAACATCATCGCCACAGACCACGCCTACCGCCGCAACTTCACTGCCACCAGCCTGAAGCCCACCCGGGAGATAGATGTGGAGGAGACCATCAACACCATCATAGACATGATT AAACTCAACACAGAGCAATCG tgctgctcctttGAGTGCCAG CCTCCCCGAGGGCCCCTCGGACCTCCTGGTGATCGCGGCCATGAG GGAGAACGAGGCAAGCCAGGTCTTCCCGGCCAgaaaggagaggctggagacCCA GGCAGGCCAGGAGACATGGGACCTGTTGGCTACCAAGGAATGAAG ggtGACAAAGGAAGCCGAGGAGAAAAG ggctcaAGAGGAGCCAAAGGAGCCAAG GGTGAGAAAGGCAGACGTGGAATCGATGGCATTGATGGCATGAAG GGTGAAGCTGGATACCCCGGATTACCTGGCTGCAAGGGCTCACCTGGATTCGAT GGAGCTCAAGGCCCACCTGGACCGAAGGGAGATCCTGGTGCTTTTGGACCCAAGGGAGCAAAG GGGGAGCCCGGGAATGACGGAAAACCTGGCCGACAGGGGATTCCTGGCAACCCTGGAGAGAAG GGTGCTCCTGGGAACCAGGGTGAGCCTGGACCAGCAGGAGAGACTGGTGATGAG GGTGCTGTAGGTGAGGATGGTCCTCCTGGAGAACGG GGCAGCAATGGAGAGAGAGGACCCCCAGGCTCACCGGGTGATCGCGGGCCAAGAGGAGAGCTG GGAGAGCCCGGACCACCTGGTGACCAAGGGCGGGAAGGACCCCTTGGACCACCTGGCGACCAG GGTGAGCCCGGACCCCCAGGACCCAAAGGCTACAGGGGAGATGACGGCCTCCCCGGCAGTGAG GGCCCAAAGGGATTGCCTGGAGCaccagggctgcctggggaCCCTGGGCTGATGGGAGAAAGG GGGGAAGATGGTCCTCCTGGGAATGGCACAATTGGATTCACAGGTGCCCCA gggcagccaggagACAGAGGCAACCCTGGCATTAAT GGAACAAAAGGCTATGTTGGACCTAAAGGTGATGAAGGGGAAGCTGGCGACCCTGGCAACGAT aaCCTGACCCCTGGGCCCAGTGGCATCAAAGGAGCAAAGGGCCACAGGGGACGTGAAGGTCCCCCG GGACCACCAGGACCCACGGGGCCTCCAGGACCAGAT gAGTGTGAAATCTTGGACATCATCATGAAGATGTGCT CTTGCTGTG AGTGCACCTGTGGCCCCGTCGACCTCCTGTTTGTTTTGGACAGCTCAGAGAGCATTGGCCTGCAGAACTTCCAGATTGCCAAGGACTTTATCATCAAAGTCATTGACCGCCTGAGCAAGGATGAGCGAGTCAAG TTTGAAGCTGGGGAGTCCCGTGTGGGCGTTGTGCAGTACAGCCATGACAACACACAAGAACTGGTGGCAATGGGGGATGCCAACATTGACAACATCGGGGCGCTCAAGCA GGCAGTCAAGAACCTGCAGTGGATTGCTGGGGGCACCTACACTGGGGAGGCTCTGCAGTTCACCAAGGACAACCTGCTGCAGAGGTTCACATCTGACAAGCGCGTAGCCATCGTCATCACAGACGGGCGCTCTGACACCCTGCGGGACCCCACCCCGCTCAACTCCCTGTGTGATGTCACCCCG GTGGTTTCCCTTGGGATTGGTGACATTTTCCGGAACCCTCCAAATCCAGATCACTTGAATGACATCGCATGTTTAAGCAGACCAACCAGGCCAGGACTGTCCATTCAAAGGGACAACTATGCTGAGCTCCTGGATGACACCTTCTTGCAGAACATCACCTCGTACGTCTGCCAAG agaaaaaatgtccTGACTACACCTGCCCAA TCACCTTCACTGAGCCAGCAGACATCACACTGCTGGTGGACAGCTCCACCAGCGTGGGGAGCAAAAACTTTGAGACCACCAAGAAGTTTGTGAAGCGGCTGGCGGAGCGGTTCCTGGAGGCCAGCAAGCCCACCGACGACTCTGTGCGCATCTCGGTGGTGCAGTACAGCGGCCGGAATCAGCAGAAAGTGGAAGCTCAGTTCCAGTACAACTACACAGTCATTGCCAAGGCCATCAACAACATGGAATTCATGAACGATGCCACAGACGTGAACTCTGCTCTGCAGTTCATCACAGAGCTGTACCGGCGCTCCGCCCGCACTGCAGCCAAGAAGAGGGTACTGGTGTTTTCTGATGGACACTCCCAAGGGATCACTGCCAGGGCCATTGAGAGGGCTGTGCAAGATGCACAGAAGGCTGATATTGAGATATATGTGCTAGCAGTGGGCAGCCAAGCCAACGAGCCAAACATCCGTGTCCTGGTCACAGGGAAGAGCACAGATTACGACGTGGCTTATGGGGAGCGGCACCTTTTCCGTGTGCCTGACTACACCTCTCTGCTGCGTGGTGTCTTCTACCAAACTGTCTCCAGGAAGATAGCTGTTGACTGA